The region TGGATCCAGGCATAGAGCGCCGGACCGCTCGAGTCTCAAAATTCAGAATTCTTATTGTGTAACTCAGATTATGATATTGTCTGTTtctatatttgatatattcaaGAACTGTAAATAAATCGTTACACAACAGTAACATGTGACTATAGTGAAACAAGGATGTTTTATAACTATCTGTGCCGGGTTTTTAGCGTTTTAACTTCCTGCAATTTCAACAATTATACTGGGAAAAAGTAAATACAGGATTTTCCAACGTTTCACAAGTGGCCCCAATTATGATTCAATCGATGTATTTAAACAGACTATTGTACTACAAGATCGCGGTAAGTGTGTTTGTGGCATCAAAATTGTTGGAATGTTAATAAACGGATTGAAAATAGCATTTGTCAATTTTAGTAATGTTCTATTGCTGAATTGGTGATAAAAATTACATTAAATCACCCGCATCCGGGAACTAGAGTGAGGGCAGAGAGATCAATGGGTGACGAGTGAGGACTGGAGCAAACCCAGCCTGAACTCATAAACCGGCTTTGGCATGCGATGGCTGGAACGAACCGTATGCGATTATTTCGGAACTATCCTTTATGGAAAAAGtaaattcaatacaatttttatttgtttgttgaaTTTGATAAGGTTTGAATCAAGTCTCATTAGTTCACTATTAATTTAATCGAAAAATTAACgatatttatttaatgatCGTTGGTCATTTCAGGCAAGAACTGAAGGGTTCAATAAAGTGAAGATTGAATTGGAGAACACTACAATGCGGCGCATGGAATAATTAACGGTTCGCTTGTTTTGTTTACTATTTATTTCTATACATTGCtctattgttttatttcgGGTTGTGACACGTAGCTAAACGCAGTGGACCGAATAACCCGCTACCCTAATCCATCCACAGTCACCGGGTGGTCAGTGCCACAGGCCCACAGTGTGACAGTTGTTGTGTAGTGTCGACGTATTTCCCCGTAATTAGGCTAATTAATTAGCACACTACACTAATTAGGCCACTCTCTCATCTGCTCAGTCAGATCATATGACGTCGTGACAGTcaatattgttgttgttgctatGAAGACATATTCAGTACCCGTTGATTTTGAGGATGATTCATTGATAGATGAGGAGGAAAGCGACGATGTGAACGCTAGGTTACTGCGGCAGACGACGATGGATAACGACAGACCGACCCCTGGCTCGTCGCTGACTGCAGCAGGTAATATATCTGTGATATAACATGCTGTTCCTCCTGTGAATAGTGAAATGAAATAGGCCTACATTGTTTTCAATGCATGTTTTTTAGATGCAGCAGTTACTGATATTCATAATGATGATCATTGCACTTATGAAGAAGCCATCAAAAGAACAGGTAAAATCTTTAACTCAGCTCGAAAAATTaagattcattttcagtttttgacCTGGACAGAGTTCCTCAATATGAtagacacagttccacagttctagacccaGTCCCACTGTTCTGAATCCAGTCCCACTATTCTGAATCCAGTCCCACtgttctgaatccagttccaacTGTTCTGTAGTTAGTTCCACTGTTTTGTATTTATTTAGTTCCACAGTCTGTTCTGAattagttattgtattatatttGTTGTTGTAGgtaatggatggtttcatataAGGTTATTACTGCTATGTGGTTGGGCGTTGTGTAGTGATGCTATCGAAGTCCTCTGCGTATCATTTCTATTACCGGCTgctgaatgtgatttagaCCTTACCTCACAAAGGAAAGGTGTTTTAAATTCTGTGATATTTCTTGGTAAGTAACATTCTCCTCGATCCAAGGTTACAAGTTAATACCTGTCTTAGAAACCAACATCAGTTTGAGTTAATCTAAAGGAACAAGTTTTCCAAATGTGGTAAGACTggttggtcttaagttgttagattggttttagaaccaaaatgagtttagactggtcttaagttgttagattggttatagaacttaAATCAgattagactggtcttaagttgttagattgtttatagatccagaatgagtttagactggtcctaaattgttagattggttatagaacttaaatgagcttagactggtcttaagttgttagatcggttataaaactaaaatgaacttagactggtcttaagttgttagatcggttataaaactaaaatgaacttagactggtcttaagttgtcagGGTTAAGTTGTCCGGGTTAAGTTgtcggttatagaactaagttgctCTTAGGTCGGACTTAAATCGAAGCCATCTCTGAATCTGCCTTTAGTTGCATCGTTGAGACCTAAATTTAAGACCACTCTTTGATACTATTAGCTTTACTTTTAAGAATCATTTCTCTGCCAAAGGTACAACTTGGTCCAGTGCTAGAATTCTAGCGCGACCCTcagtatatttatttatttaatttatagGTATGATGTTTGGTAATTATATATGGGGAACGCTCGCTGATGTTCAGGGTAGGAAGCGGATTCTACTGTATTCACTAACGTTGAATGCTGTCGCTAATTTCGCGTCGAGTTTCTCACAAGTTTATTGGTTGTTTTTACTGCTTAGATTTGTCAGCGGTATCGGGTGAGTATGATCCACAATCTCTTAGCTCCTGAATTGATTTTATCGAAATTGACTCATGCATCGTGTATTATTTGTTTTCAGGGTTGGAGGGAGTCTGCCCGTTGTGTTCTCATACTTTGTTGAGTTTCAGCCGAAATCCAGGCGCGGTTCGATGGTCAGTGCTTTAGCTACATTCTGGATGAGTGGAAGTATGATAGCTCCAGGTTAGTGTTTATTCCCCACTACGGACGTACGACTCCCGCTGTATGTTTTATTCCCCACTACGGACGTACGACTCCCGCTGTATGTTTTATTCCCCACTACGGACGTACGACTCCCGCTGTATGTTTTATTCCCCACTACGGACGTACGACTCCCGCTGTATGTTTTATTCCTCACTACGGACGTACGACTCCCGCTGTATGTTTTATTCCCCACTACGGACGTACGACTCCCGCTGTATGTTTTATTCCCCACTACGGACGTACGACTCCCGCTGTATGTTTTATTCCCCACTACGGACGTACGACTCCCGCTGTATGTTTTATTCCCCACTGCGGACGTACGACTCCCGCTGTATGTTTTATTCCCCACTACGGACGTACGACTCCCGCTGTATGTTTTATTCCCCACTACGGACGTACGACTCCCGCTGTATGTTTTATTCCCCACTACGGACGTACGACTCCCGCTGTATGTTTTATTCCCCACTACGGACGTACGACTCCCGCTGTATGTTTTATTCCCCACTACGGACGTATGACTCCCGCTGTATGTTTTATTCCTCACTACGGACGTACGACTCCCGCTGTATGTTTTATTCCCCACTACGGACGTACGACTCCCGCTGTATGTTTTATTCCCCACTACGGACGTACGACTCCCGCTGTATGTTTTATTCCCCACTACGGACGTACGACTCCCGCTGTATGTTTTATTCCCCACTACGGATGACCGatgtatatttgatattttctaggTTTAGCCTGGGCTATCATTCCCCATACGACTATCGGATATTTCTCCTCCACTTTCACCTATAACAGTTGGAGGATATTTGTAGCCGTCTGCTCATTACCGAGTTTATCGTCTGCTATTCTATTCGCTTGTATGCCGGAGAGTCCTAAATTTCTGCTGATGGTAAGTTATCGTCTAGTCCCatatattattcataattGCCCTAAAAATCTCAATCTTTGACTATTTCTCTCCAAAGGTTTCACTTAgagttgaatattttgtttgaatattttagagTGGAAATGATACTGAAGCAATCCGTATATTAAAACGAGTTCACCGTGTAAATAATAAAACTGGATCCTTCTCAGTAAGTACCACTGTTTATTATTGCTTATTAATTTGTTTTGCTTTTTTCCTAAGTTCATTGAACCTCACGACGTGACTGcagcctttgaagtgttgccctcATAGTGTTAGCAgtcagcaggactcgaacccacttctCACTTAGCACTGTCAGAG is a window of Tubulanus polymorphus chromosome 2, tnTubPoly1.2, whole genome shotgun sequence DNA encoding:
- the LOC141900672 gene encoding synaptic vesicle glycoprotein 2C-like isoform X1, coding for MKTYSVPVDFEDDSLIDEEESDDVNARLLRQTTMDNDRPTPGSSLTAADAAVTDIHNDDHCTYEEAIKRTGNGWFHIRLLLLCGWALCSDAIEVLCVSFLLPAAECDLDLTSQRKGVLNSVIFLGMMFGNYIWGTLADVQGRKRILLYSLTLNAVANFASSFSQVYWLFLLLRFVSGIGVGGSLPVVFSYFVEFQPKSRRGSMVSALATFWMSGSMIAPGLAWAIIPHTTIGYFSSTFTYNSWRIFVAVCSLPSLSSAILFACMPESPKFLLMSGNDTEAIRILKRVHRVNNKTGSFSVSRIMQRDDLKVNIRGNDSSEDEIEDEFLLGRGGCREQCALAVKANIKEFLRSARLLFKPPLLRKTLILLTINLTLAFGFYGLWMWFPELFKRMKETGGSACGQTAFNHSHVPVNRTCDGGKDVAIFTEGFITAAANLPGNLFTICVMDYIGARILLAVSMVLSGISVFFIWFVNTETQGLIMSCIFSGISTIGWNSLDVISVESFPTSVRSSSIGLQSAIARLAAIAGNLAFGGLVDYYCIIPMLLVAALLTIGGISAFKLPKLTRQDID